A section of the Thermoproteales archaeon genome encodes:
- a CDS encoding pyridoxal phosphate-dependent aminotransferase, translating into MPSLSFRLSYIQASPIRRIAALLDEARRKGDIISFGGGAPSLSPPRELIDYITTLLREKPQKTVSYCGTRGLPELRELISEDLKKNFGVEYDPLNEIIITDGGTEGIFLTLAAVVDKNEEIIILDPTYLGYSEAIKLVGGRVKKIPVTVENNYQPNLEHLKEAISPLTKAFILLSPDNPTGRIIDPEFVKGLVDLAQSHDFWIIYDAAYKYIIFEEKDTWPDTIPGARERTITVNTFSKEASIPGFRLGYITGPKEAIDAIEKIKQYVSLAPNTVGQYALLKFFSDGIKDRYLKEVVIPTYRKRRDLMYELIKKYLPEAKTVKPKGAFYFFVDIKYYLEKMRRDDEEFSNRLLYRKNVVVIPGSHFGDMGRGHIRMTFVSEPESRIEEGMKRIGAYVFSYL; encoded by the coding sequence ATGCCAAGTTTATCTTTTAGATTATCTTATATACAGGCATCGCCTATAAGAAGAATAGCAGCTCTCCTCGATGAAGCGAGGAGAAAAGGGGATATAATATCTTTTGGTGGTGGAGCGCCAAGTTTGTCCCCTCCGCGAGAATTAATAGATTATATTACAACATTACTACGCGAAAAACCTCAAAAAACTGTATCTTATTGTGGGACACGTGGATTACCAGAACTTAGAGAGCTAATTTCAGAAGATTTGAAAAAAAATTTTGGCGTAGAATATGATCCTTTGAATGAAATCATAATAACTGACGGTGGAACCGAGGGGATATTCTTAACATTAGCGGCAGTTGTAGATAAAAATGAGGAAATAATAATCTTAGATCCCACTTATTTGGGATACAGTGAAGCAATAAAGCTAGTGGGAGGACGGGTCAAGAAAATACCCGTAACCGTAGAAAACAACTACCAACCAAACCTCGAGCATCTTAAAGAGGCGATCTCTCCACTAACAAAAGCCTTTATCCTGCTTAGTCCTGACAATCCTACAGGAAGAATAATAGACCCGGAATTTGTCAAAGGGTTAGTTGACTTAGCTCAAAGTCACGATTTCTGGATAATATACGATGCTGCATATAAGTACATAATATTCGAGGAGAAAGATACATGGCCAGACACAATTCCAGGAGCCCGCGAAAGAACTATAACAGTAAACACTTTTTCAAAAGAAGCGTCAATACCCGGATTCAGGCTTGGATATATTACAGGTCCTAAAGAAGCAATAGATGCCATAGAAAAAATAAAACAGTACGTGTCCCTAGCCCCTAATACTGTTGGACAGTATGCTCTTTTAAAATTCTTTTCAGATGGTATAAAAGATAGATACCTGAAAGAAGTTGTAATTCCAACTTATAGGAAAAGAAGAGACTTGATGTACGAGCTAATTAAAAAATATCTTCCTGAAGCAAAAACGGTGAAGCCTAAAGGGGCTTTTTACTTCTTTGTAGATATTAAGTATTACCTTGAAAAAATGCGAAGAGATGATGAAGAGTTTTCTAACAGACTGTTATATAGGAAAAATGTTGTTGTAATACCAGGTTCTCACTTCGGTGACATGGGTAGGGGACATATAAGAATGACGTTTGTAAGCGAACCCGAATCAAGGATAGAGGAAGGAATGAAAAGGATAGGCGCTTACGTCTTCAGCTATCTCTAG